Proteins co-encoded in one Pieris napi chromosome 10, ilPieNapi1.2, whole genome shotgun sequence genomic window:
- the LOC125053320 gene encoding protein rogdi, with product MNDNEKEEAANLKEEFEWVLREEVHAILHQLHTVLVECAHRFPVPLYGNEGQKQDKFILTSQPEQLKCILTLTGDSITHADISFKVLRQMHLMCRTSINQDGPWKLQQIQDAANHLQQAIGYIDNVDKHYVFRSSEEVLHIIQCLIGSLQRARTALVLPKKKAIDELMKSRNMKALSPNLPEDLAISFYIQSSKLIFVAYQLSSVHGTMRIDSCQADCAVPWLSDVLFMLTAALHMCQQLKDKLCVFSQYKDFTVGSRSASTVFN from the exons ATGAACGACAACGAAAAAGAAGAAGCTGCTAATTTG AAAGAAGAATTCGAATGGGTTCTACGTGAAGAAGTACATGCTATACTACACCAGCTCCACACTGTCTTGGTT GAATGTGCTCATCGATTTCCAGTGCCATTATATGGAAATGAAGGACAAAAACAGGATAAGTTTATTTTGACCTCTCAACCAGAACAACTCAAATGCATATTGACACTTACTGGTGACAGCATCACACATGCA GATATAAGCTTCAAAGTATTAAGACAGATGCACTTAATGTGTCGAACATCAATTAACCAAGATGGTCCATGGAAGTTACAGCAGATACAAGATGCGGCAAACCATTTGCAACAAGCTATTGGTTACATTGACAATGTAGATAAACATTATGTGTTTAG GTCATCGGAGGAAGTGTTACATATAATTCAGTGTCTGATTGGATCCTTGCAAAGAGCGCGTACAGCTCTTGTGTTACCAAAGAAAAAAGCTATTGATGAGTTAATGAAAAGTCGAAATATG AAAGCGCTATCCCCAAATTTACCCGAGGATCTGGCGATATCTTTCTACATACAATCAAGCAAACTGATTTTCGTGGCTTATCAGCTCAGTTCAGTTCACGGGACAATGCGCATTGACTCTTGTCAAGCTGACTGCGCTGTACCTTGGCTTAGCGATGTACTCTTTATGCTAACTGCAGCTCTTCATATGTGTCAACAACTAAAGGATAAG cTGTGCGTCTTCTCTCAGTACAAAGATTTCACAGTCGGATCAAGATCTGCGTCtacagtatttaattaa